Part of the Labilibaculum antarcticum genome, TGTTCCCAATTATCCCAAGCAATTTCTGCACGCACACCATGTGGGCCATCCGACATCCAAATTTCAGGAATGCCCAAACGAGCAACGCCTTTTGAACTAAACTTTGATTGTGCGTGACACATATCAAGTTTTTCTTTTAGAGTTAACTGCTTTATAATTTCTTCAATTTTATTATCCATCGAATTGTTTTGGGCTAAAAGTTGATTGGTACTTACCAGTGTCAACAGAAATATCACAAATAATAATTTCTTCATGTAATGAGAGTTATGGTTTTGAGTTTTTATGGTTGTCTGAGCTGATTAATAAATAATTGTTTGAATGGCTCTTGCTGGAATATTAATACTGACAGCTTGATTAGCTCCAACATAAAGTTGGTAATTTATTGATTGTTCAGATCTATTCATAACGACAGTAGCAATTTTCCCATCTTCATTTATAAAGGATGTACTTTCTAAAAAGCTAACGCTTGAAACTGTACTTACTCGTTTAGCTCCCGGGCGAATGTATTTTGAGAAATGTCCCAGATAGTAATACGATGGAGTATAGATTAAACTGTCTGTTCTTGTATCGGCATGAATGGGAGAGAAGCATAAGTTACCTACGTGGTTGGGACCTCCGGTTTCATCCAAAAGGATGTTCCAATCTGTCCAGCCAACGGTTCCTCTGTTAAAATCATTAATCATGGAGTGACCATATCTCTCAGCATTTGGCCAGTATTGATACTTTGCAGGATCAAAAGCTTCATTACAGCCTTCAGTAAAGAGTAATTTTTTATCGGGATAGGCCTCTTGTATTTTTTGTAAGTTGTCGAACATTGGCTCGCCACCTCTCCAGGTTTCATACCAATGAAAACCAGTTCCCCACGCATATTTAGCAGCATCAGGATCATCAAAAATGGTGTTGGCTCTATGGGTAATTAAGTCTCTGTTGTGATCCCAAACTACAATATTTTTATCTCCAAGTCCTTCCTGTTTTAATATTGGGCCTAAGTGGTTTTTTAGGAAATCTCTTTCTTCCTCAGCAGTGTAAATGCAAGATTCCCAGCGTTGAATTGCCATGGGTTCATTCTGGATTGTTACTCCCCATACCGGAATGCCTTCCTTCTCGTATGCTTTTATGAATTTAGCGTAGTATCTGGCCCATGCATCGTAATATTCAGGAAGCAATTTACCACCTTGAAGCATGTTTTTATTGTCTTTCATGAATGCTGGTGGGCTCCAAGGACTGGCATAAAACAGCATGGATCCTCCGGCTTTTTTAATTGCCCGCTTTATCATTGGTAAGCGGTATTGTCTGTCATGATCAATTGAGAAGGTTTTTAATTCTTTATCTCCTTCTTTGATATATGTGAAGCTGCCACTACTAAAGTCACAGCTGTGAATAGACGTGCGGATTAAGGTATAGTTAATACCTTCTTTGCCATAATAGGCTGTAATGAATTCTTCTTGTTTTTCTTTGGTAAGTTTTGCAAATACTTTTGCGGATGCATCGGTAATAGCCCCACCTATTCCGATAAGTGTTTGAAATGTGTTGTTTGGGTTTACAAAAATTGAGTTTTCTGTTTCCAAAGCTTGTTTGGTTTTAATAAACTCAACTTGATTTGTTTGGCTTAATCTAAGATCTGTATCCTTGGCCGTGGTAATTACAGTTGCGGTTTTTCCTTCAGCAATAAACTCTTTAGTAGAGTTTGTTGTCTTGTTCTTATTTGGTTGCGAGCATGCAATAAAGGCAATTGCTATAAGTGGGATAAATCTTTTCATAGTCTTATTTTTCTAAATATTAATGAATCTCGAAAAGACTACCCTAGTTAGGGTAGCCTTTTTTATGATTCAAATTTGATATAATATTATATTAATATCCAGGGTTTTGATCTGTTTGCTCAATTGTAGTATTTGCGATAATCTCATTTTGTGGAATAGGAAACAACTCATGTTTGTTTGCTGAGTATCCTAAACTACCCAATTCTTGTACTGCAAGATTCCAACGAACTAAATCCCAATATCTGCTTCCTTCAAATGCCAATTCCAATTGTCTTTCAGTTACAATTGCCTGAAAGATATCATCAGAAGCTTGAATGTCAGCTAAATTAGCTCGATCTCGAACTTTATTTAATTCGATTAATGCTAGTCCATCTTGGGTTGAAAAATGGTAAGCTTCAGCTGCCATTAATAATACATCAGCATAGCGCATTAAACGCCAGTTGATTGTGTAGTTCAATTCAGGAACACTACCAGCAGTTTCAACTGCTTTTGTTGCATATTTTAATCGCAAGAATCCTTCGTAATCATGAGCTTCTTCTACATTAATAATACCGCCAGTTGCAATGAAATCAGCAGCTGACATAAGCGTTGCATTACCACGTTCTGTATCTCCGGCATCTATAAAAGCTTGACCAATTTTAGCTGATGGAGCGTTGAAACCCCATCCGTTTACAATATTTAGAGAAGAACCTGAAACGTTAAAGATGTCACTTCTAGGACCTTGAAGCTGAGCTTCGATATTATTTTCATTACCACCGCTCCAAGGGAAATTACCCCAATCGTATAACTCTTGTGAAGTATAAGACATTTCGAAAAGGGACTCTTGCCCAAATTCAGTCCCTTGTGTCCACACATCTGCAAAATTTGGTTCTAAATCATACTCAGAACTGCTAATTACTGCAGCAAGTTGAATTGCTGCTTCCCCATATTTTTTCTGGTAAAGAAGAGCTTTTCCATAGTAAGCTTGAGCTGTTCCTTTTGAAAAACGATATTTATCAGCAATACTATACTCACTTTTTAATGGAAGATCAACAATTGCTTCAGAGAAGTCTTTCTCTATTTGAGCATAAACTTCGGCTGCCTCAGATCTTGGAAGATGGTATTCTGAAGGATCTGCTGGATTAGTAGTCATTAATGGAACTCCTCCAAAAAGGGTAACCAATTCAAGATAATTATAAGCTCTTAAAGCTTTTGCCTCAGCAATTAACGCCTTATAACCATCAGTACTTGGTTCTACCAAATTAATAACTGTATTAGCAGAACTAATTGCTTTGTAAAAGTTAGTCCAGATGCCTTCCAATTTTGCATTAGTTGTTTGAATCTCAAAGTCATCTATGTACTGATAGTCAGCCTGATCACCTTCAGTAGAGCCAGCTAAGCAATCATCAGCTGGTAGGTTTTTGATAAAATAGACACTTGCCCATTTACCACTTGAATAATTTTCTTGCATGTTATTGTAGACTCCTACAACAACAGTTTTTACTTCAGCTTCAGTTGTTAAATAGGTATCACTTGATAATTTACCCTTAGGTTCAACATCAAGAAAGCTATCTTCGTTACACGAAGCACTAGAAAAAGCCACTGCTATCCCCAATATGAATTTATAATATTTTGAATATTTCATTTGTTACAATTTTAGAATTAAAAATTAACAGATACACCAAAAATTACTTTGCCAGCAATTGGATAAACTCCACGATCAACACCTTGTCTCGTATTATTAGTACTACCCGCTTCTGGATCTAAGCCTTCGTAATCCGTAAAAGTGAAAAAGTCATCCAAAGAAACAAATACTCTAGCGCGATCGATACCTGCTTTTTGAACCAATGTTTTTGGTAAGGTATACCCCAACTGAATTTGCTTAATTCTTATGTATGAACCAT contains:
- a CDS encoding glycoside hydrolase family 30 protein, with the protein product MKRFIPLIAIAFIACSQPNKNKTTNSTKEFIAEGKTATVITTAKDTDLRLSQTNQVEFIKTKQALETENSIFVNPNNTFQTLIGIGGAITDASAKVFAKLTKEKQEEFITAYYGKEGINYTLIRTSIHSCDFSSGSFTYIKEGDKELKTFSIDHDRQYRLPMIKRAIKKAGGSMLFYASPWSPPAFMKDNKNMLQGGKLLPEYYDAWARYYAKFIKAYEKEGIPVWGVTIQNEPMAIQRWESCIYTAEEERDFLKNHLGPILKQEGLGDKNIVVWDHNRDLITHRANTIFDDPDAAKYAWGTGFHWYETWRGGEPMFDNLQKIQEAYPDKKLLFTEGCNEAFDPAKYQYWPNAERYGHSMINDFNRGTVGWTDWNILLDETGGPNHVGNLCFSPIHADTRTDSLIYTPSYYYLGHFSKYIRPGAKRVSTVSSVSFLESTSFINEDGKIATVVMNRSEQSINYQLYVGANQAVSINIPARAIQTIIY
- a CDS encoding RagB/SusD family nutrient uptake outer membrane protein, giving the protein MKYSKYYKFILGIAVAFSSASCNEDSFLDVEPKGKLSSDTYLTTEAEVKTVVVGVYNNMQENYSSGKWASVYFIKNLPADDCLAGSTEGDQADYQYIDDFEIQTTNAKLEGIWTNFYKAISSANTVINLVEPSTDGYKALIAEAKALRAYNYLELVTLFGGVPLMTTNPADPSEYHLPRSEAAEVYAQIEKDFSEAIVDLPLKSEYSIADKYRFSKGTAQAYYGKALLYQKKYGEAAIQLAAVISSSEYDLEPNFADVWTQGTEFGQESLFEMSYTSQELYDWGNFPWSGGNENNIEAQLQGPRSDIFNVSGSSLNIVNGWGFNAPSAKIGQAFIDAGDTERGNATLMSAADFIATGGIINVEEAHDYEGFLRLKYATKAVETAGSVPELNYTINWRLMRYADVLLMAAEAYHFSTQDGLALIELNKVRDRANLADIQASDDIFQAIVTERQLELAFEGSRYWDLVRWNLAVQELGSLGYSANKHELFPIPQNEIIANTTIEQTDQNPGY